In Henningerozyma blattae CBS 6284 chromosome 6, complete genome, the following are encoded in one genomic region:
- the TBLA0F02940 gene encoding uncharacterized protein (similar to Saccharomyces cerevisiae YLR454W; ancestral locus Anc_7.518), protein MFYKTILNLVVGLIPAGLITHIALKYLLGLSIIFFNPFNLKLHSIKYKSKFHINSIRLAVFQKTLFINGFDLQKKPISSSSPVNTTTAKEKDFRTNKSRKQVPALPAWLCSFLLKYLHGYKIVLQNTCLKGENLSIESVLIRLSTIDLIKLELSVENISLKDNPICTDITVFIQSQLDLQSKSVSPFKNINIDTKLGNLNIPYPLLAANSSKQSSSKQQQQQQQQQQQQQQPTPKLPSQWNFINEFLEFHLTIDKLSITNIHTSKNPKLNELNEIVNFTFKISDFNCDLLKFNHNSPGYKLWYSHDSNIIDPFKFNTSLSRLSLHMNTPTQGNKFLELPSMCVFGHTNILNQLIIHNNNHASPIQNSIMRAKCEILSPTIEFDIENLALLNCFHKNLKMFNTIFIDPKLLLSSPPTSSSNDNNSSAIEFLNKYKPKIDVEIALKDFKFLLIDSNDILYFNLSELMLFYKSKLFSNFIDSIERYTINLGVDILNILIQHRIYKENFRNTLFSLDSLHLDQFNQLIPIPESSLNSSITNIGLDLSDLKSMVMLSRLLNILDQNIMNFEKIYFLHLFERFSTELSMTSYQCNLLGHDNETKFVRPTMKIDDILFQDLPYHFKSINLDLNNIVIMLGARSVFMPPEIFQNLNSQSPKDFVGDKLRKYCLKIDSSNLTILNTNKHQPTNSNNFPSPSPSSTSLEFQDLDYLSTEQPCYQFWSMEFQINKILATVVYEKSIKSNKLSHKLISDISNFSLNIFPEIKTPNTILDTTSSFEQNISASVDSTLSQDSLNSSNTSPLTPPSPSPVPTTSPPSSSSPALPIKKIIVQINNEKIDSILSLMNIFLMISGIHTFQQIFGVYYTSKNFESTAKKYLKNIKKFKKKTQVYSIDWSNLKNLIEIYCSLNLSTQILPLPNGLKTKLDFVSTKISILNLNEINISNEYCRLCVESPIVKNLWSRMINIVRFQISINLADLKKQLKMEYDELIGLDPSIILQNETWHFTVPFKFEMYRLLDNFTTVFKSLKQMIYSFKTLKNNLIIFPHPVKLLSFPKIKLKSKRYIFSIEDDPLEAELNMVFQIGLEEQKARLAKIKEFNISTAETIPAVNDPKRSKRKNHVDFFSKISTLKHRLTIPIFKSSNNNTTNKNHQPLVKSPLANDENYSINESISINFITQEHHRAYDKLLENMSTSWIRRVKTYRRKEVKEFSDRFSYIWGNIDYSTIPKDFISKIQKFSTKPFLSTLIMEDVDITLCSPQCGINNIPSFINDVGKGVPLNTQYSILFPMNFDGKFSEVRWHLRDYPLPFINIPAVLPTQDTDSEAFRISGDIMFTEDMIQSEHELRTLFVPLVPSIIRENRDNYYSLLVPRTLTTLKIFTTLRFDVNSPETTQLSWSESYSPAIQQTMQCFECVSKPPIDPSKKTGFWDKIRYMFHARIFTKWNNGGKFDVCLKGAKNPYKLGGKSAGFILGFEDNVTLSINTENNPKEFISCKADIVRWCIPNYFAQPLLVWSRPSNQSVFIPNQSITNLQDYVSYYYLLDLEYSNNLQEEINDMQTSFIEKTAIKLSGGMALNIGLTFERLDGKSGRTFEFSPHYLTRLTNPIYVPNLQKHDSYVGFRSHFIHLSFALLSRSETAYNALRLTPSALQTFLEWWKQFSGNIPVRRGSFFNTQSLSPKFGRSLATISYHADVSPLYISHIHSNVDADRILKKTIFEYVEFAGVKAKVSQFVMDLHQRKELIPSFNKELGIKKNILKMKFFEGDISLQTIDVRALFGHFKEPDFRKVQPKGHFDIFDNDMSWYDRSDFKEAFFIEFDKYIPNISMRPLAFSPHFLYQKRASYGDIYQLHPKTLEPIVPFNTHISYGCILGNHRHTAKNVVDKRYEYLLKSKENLKKSLKAGSTSYTHNKNKLMHDTNAAVKNIKKLKDDLLTLQKQRTNPDEELEYNFKSIGSIHSVTSSISKFQNRYFIFNILLKWNEEVRDIVYKYLLFFTLRRNFYSLGSYKSLKIFDDMIKQFTQTSEISKKYSASDKEKSSSDILYERTSPPEMNEALKKIFEEGIYDFFDTDSFAIHENSVIQFIAPQIQLMTKTLNNACVLISAPVTEIKKVGFEEGQRNYLSKEGVVLNRSAIYLEKVNVFLFHQDTNEDYFELFFDPNPYGHHGVKNWPPWLGVELCLEPSPLETCAIVKSLSTTLFIDKLPNNLSLRDNKNTILKDRIRGFLPIIEVSSDSRSYISGYEIFTKLIMHSESYNLEVKKRIAKLAIGYDYGDFGHLLNTALQLQSNVFLLRGIKDEFLFKQKLLDDVGKVDLVNIHNEQMFHLLRLYMLMKVFRIKCREIKSNVRCTIWNIKSKKLNLHMFENDGSPFLDVDVTNILFNGITYSSGSTKNTLSVGSVTVTDLGKDVTYHDIVRPYFPSSSVEKSAGTPVLEIKWNIGEPVGGIKVVQHAETFLEGLSIQFDEERIHEIFKWVYPDEIEKLKNDDTKHSIHNMHRNDTDVESFDTDIAVSIETNDELNEMLMRSKDYMIIEKMVLNKFTLCVSYKGKGKKRLGNVTDFVFKFPQLNFDHKALKMLDILLLVKKYFIKALLHQSAKLLETKFIKHPHSHDNRPDISSPLKFVKDHIGSSHNTDK, encoded by the coding sequence ATGTTCTACAAAACCATCCTAAATCTAGTAGTGGGCCTTATCCCAGCAGGCTTAATAACCCATATAGCATTGAAATATCTCCTGGGATTATCaatcattttcttcaatcctttcaatttgaaattacattctataaaatataaatccaAATTCCATATCAATTCGATAAGATTGGCCGTTTTCCAAAAGACGCTTTTCATCAATGGCTTTgatcttcaaaaaaagCCAATCTCTTCTTCTTCCCCTGTTAATACTACCACTGCTAAGGAGAAAGACTTTCGGACTAATAAATCTCGGAAACAAGTGCCCGCGTTACCTGCTTGGCTCTGTTCCTttctattgaaatatttgcaTGGGTATAAGATCGTATTACAAAATACTTGTTTAAAGGGCGAAAATTTATCTATAGAATCTGTTTTAATACGATTGAGTACCATTGATTTAATCAAATTAGAATTGTCAGtggaaaatatttctcTAAAAGATAATCCAATATGTACTGATATTACCGTTTTCATTCAATCTCAATTGGATTTGCAATCTAAGTCGGTTTCTCCTTTTAAAAACATAAATATAGATACAAAACTGggtaatttaaatataccATACCCATTGCTAGCCGCTAACTCGTCAAAACAATCTTCTTCgaaacaacaacaacaacaacagcagcagcagcagcagcagcagcagccCACGCCTAAGTTACCTTCACAAtggaattttattaatgaatttttggAATTCCATTTGACAATCGATAAACTTTCCATCACAAATATTCATACGTCGAAAAACCCTAAATTGAATGAATTGAATGAGATTGTCAATTTCACTTTCAAAATATCAGATTTTAACTGTGATTTGTTGAAATTTAATCACAATTCTCCAGGCTATAAACTATGGTATTCCCatgattcaaatataatagatCCTTTCAAATTCAACACTTCATTATCAAGATTGTCCTTACATATGAATACTCCCACACAAGGTAATAAATTCTTGGAATTACCATCCATGTGCGTTTTCGGtcatacaaatattttaaatcaactaataatacataataataatcatgCCTCCCCTATACAGAATTCAATTATGAGAGCAAAATGTGAAATCTTATCCCCCACAATAGAATTCGATATCGAGAATTTGGCTCTATTGAATTGTTTCCacaagaatttaaaaatgtttaATACAATCTTTATAGATCCAAAATTGTTACTTTCTTCGCCCCCTACATCCTCTTCCAATGACAACAATTCCAGTGCAATTGAGTTCTTAAACAAGTATAAACCCAAAATAGATGTGGAAATTGCATTGAAggatttcaaattcttatTGATAGATTCTAACGATATCTtgtatttcaatttatctGAATTAATGCTATTCTATAAATCTAAATtgttttccaattttatCGATTCCATTGAACGGTACACTATCAATTTAGGTGTCgatattttaaacattCTCATACAACATAGGatttataaagaaaattttagaaatactCTCTTTAGTTTGGATTCCCTACATTTGGATCAATTCAATCAACTCATCCCCATACCAGAatcttctttaaattcttccATCACAAATATAGGTCTAGATCTCTCCGATTTGAAATCAATGGTAATGTTAAGTAGATTATTAAACATCTTagatcaaaatattatgaatttcgaaaaaatttatttcttacATCTTTTTGAACGATTCTCTACTGAATTATCAATGACTTCGTATCAATGTAATTTATTAGGTCatgataatgaaacaaaATTTGTAAGACCAACAATGAAAATAGATGACATTTTATTCCAAGATTTACCATATCATTTTAAATCTAtaaatttggatttaaataatatcgTAATCATGTTGGGGGCTCGTTCTGTGTTTATGCCACCtgaaattttccaaaatttaaattcacaAAGTCCCAAAGATTTCGTTGGTgataaattaagaaaatattgtttaaagattgattcttcaaatttaacCATcttaaatacaaataaacaTCAGCCcacaaattcaaataattttcccTCCCCTTCGCCCTCTTCTACTTCTTTAGAATTCCAAGATTTGGATTACTTATCCACAGAACAACCTTGTTATCAATTTTGGTCAATGGAATtccaaattaataaaatcttgGCCACTGTAGTTTatgaaaaatcaataaaatcaaataaattatctcATAAATTGATTTCTGatatatcaaatttttcactaaACATTTTCCCAGAAATCAAAACTCCAAATACTATACTAGATACAACTTCATCATttgaacaaaatatttccGCTTCTGTTGATTCTACACTTTCTCAAGATTCATTAAATAGTAGCAACACATCCCCTTTGACCCCTCCTTCCCCTTCGCCTGTCCCCACCACCTCCCCTCCATCTTCTTCCTCCCCTGCCCTaccaataaaaaaaattattgtccaaattaataatgaaaagatAGATTCCATTTTAAGTTTAATGAACATTTTCTTAATGATATCAGGTATACATACTTTCCAACAAATCTTTGGTGTTTATTATACttctaaaaattttgagTCAACTGccaagaaatatttgaaaaatattaaaaaatttaaaaaaaaaacacaagtatattctattgattggtcaaatttgaaaaatttaattgaaatttattgttCTTTGAATTTATCCACTCAAATTCTACCATTACCAAATGGATTAAAGACAAAATTAGATTTCGTCTCtacaaaaatatcaattttaaatttaaatgaaattaatatttccaaTGAATATTGTCGATTATGTGTAGAATCACCCATAGTGAAGAACCTTTGGTCAAGAATGATTAATATCGTTAGATTCCAAATCTCAATAAACTTGGcagatttgaaaaaacaattgaaaatggaATACGACGAATTGATAGGTTTGGATCCATCAATCATTTTACAGAATGAAACTTGGCATTTCACTGTACCTTTCAAATTCGAAATGTATAGACTATTGGATAATTTTACTACAGtctttaaatcattaaaacaaatgatTTATTCCTTTAAgactttaaaaaataatttaatcatTTTCCCACACCctgttaaattattatctttccccaaaattaaattgaaatctAAAAGATATATCTTTAGCATTGAAGATGATCCTTTAGAAGCTGAATTAAATATGGTTTTCCAAATTGGGTTAGAGGAACAGAAGGCAAGATTAGCAaagattaaagaatttaatatttctactGCAGAAACTATACCTGCCGTTAATGATCCAAAACGTTCCAAACGTAAAAACCAtgtagattttttttccaaaatttcTACTTTAAAACATAGATTAACTattccaatttttaaaagtagtaataataataccacTAATAAGAATCATCAACCTTTGGTGAAAAGTCCATTGGCAAACGATGAAAATTATTCCATTAATGAAAGtatatcaattaattttatcacCCAAGAGCATCATCGTGCTTATGATAAATTGTTAGAAAATATGTCCACTTCTTGGATTAGAAGAGTTAAGACTTACCGTAGAAAGGAGGTTAAAGAGTTTTCTGATAGATTCTCTTATATTTGGGGAAATATAGATTATTCAACTATTCCTAAAGATTTCATTTccaaaatacaaaaattttcaacaaAACCTTTCTTATCCACTCTGATTATGGAAGATGTAGATATTACTTTATGTTCACCACAATGTggtataaataatattcctTCATTCATTAATGATGTCGGTAAAGGTGTACCTTTAAATACGcaatattctattttattcCCAATGAATTTTGATGGGAAGTTTAGTGAAGTTAGATGGCATTTAAGAGATTACCCATTAccttttattaatattcctGCTGTTTTACCAACTCAGGATACTGATTCAGAAGCTTTTAGAATCTCAGGGGATATTATGTTTACTGAAGATATGATACAATCAGAACATGAATTAAGAACCTTATTTGTTCCACTAGTTCCTTCTATCATTAGGGAAAATCGtgataattattattctttactAGTACCAAGGACTTTGACCactttaaagatttttacTACTTTACGCTTTGATGTTAATTCACCAGAGACCACTCAATTATCTTGGAGTGAGTCTTATTCTCCAGCAATTCAGCAAACAATGCAATGTTTTGAATGTGTCTCAAAACCACCGATTGATCCTTCCAAAAAAACTGGGTTTTGGGATAAAATTCGTTACATGTTTCATGCGAGAATCTTTACTAAGTGGAATAATGGTGGCAAATTCGATGTTTGTTTAAAAGGTGCTAAAAATCCTTATAAACTAGGTGGAAAATCTGCAGGTTTTATTTTAGGTTTTGAAGATAATGTAACTTTGAGTATTAATACTGAAAATAATCCAAAAGAATTCATATCTTGTAAAGCAGATATTGTCCGTTGGTGTATCCCCAATTATTTTGCACAACCTTTATTAGTATGGTCCAGACCAAGTAATCAAAGTGTTTTTATCCCAAATCAATCAATAACAAATTTACAAGATTATGtatcatattattacttgcttgatttagaatattctaataatcttcaagaagaaattaatgacATGCAAACttcatttattgaaaagactgcaattaaattatctgGTGGTATGGCCCTAAATATTGGTCTTACTTTTGAAAGATTAGATGGTAAATCTGGTCGTACTTTTGAATTTTCGCCACATTACTTGACTCGTCTTACTAACCCAATTTACGTTCCTAATCTACAGAAGCATGATTCTTACGTAGGTTTTAGAAGtcattttattcatttatcTTTTGCTCTTTTGTCAAGATCAGAAACAGCTTATAACGCCTTACGTTTAACTCCAAGCGCTTTACAAACATTTTTAGAATGGTGGAAACAATTTTCAGGAAACATCCCTGTTAGAAGAGGTAGCTTCTTTAATACTCAGTCATTAAGCCCCAAATTTGGAAGATCATTAGCAACGATATCTTATCATGCAGATGTTTCTcctttatatatttcacATATCCATAGTAATGTTGATGCTGATCGTATTCTAAAGAAaacaatatttgaatatgtAGAATTTGCTGGTGTTAAAGCAAAAGTTTCACAATTTGTCATGGATTTGCATCAAAGAAAGGAATTAATTccttcttttaataaagaattaggtataaagaaaaatattcttaagATGAAATTCTTTGAAGGTGATATTAGTTTGCAAACTATTGATGTGAGAGCATTATTTGGCCATTTTAAGGAACCAGATTTTCGTAAAGTTCAACCAAAGGGACATTTTGACATATTTGACAATGATATGTCATGGTATGATAGATCAGATTTTAAAGAAGCATTTttcattgaatttgataaatatattccaaatattaGTATGAGACCCTTAGCATTTTCACCTCATTTCTTATATCAAAAGAGAGCAAGTTACGGTgatatttatcaattgcATCCTAAGACTCTAGAACCTATCGTTCCCTTTAATACTCACATATCCTATGGCTGCATCCTTGGAAACCATAGACATACCGCCAAGAATGTTGTTGATAAGAGATATGAATATCTgttaaaatcaaaagaaaatcttAAGAAATCTTTGAAAGCTGGCTCAACATCTTATACccataataaaaataaattaatgcATGATACTAACGCAGcagttaaaaatattaagaaattaaaagacGATTTGTTAACACTTCAAAAACAACGAACTAATCCTGATGAAGAGCtagaatataattttaaaagtattgGTTCAATTCATTCTGTAACCAGTAGTATCtcgaaatttcaaaatcgttattttatattcaatatacttttaaaatGGAATGAAGAAGTTAGAGATATTGTTTACAAgtatcttttatttttcactttAAGAAGAAATTTCTACTCATTAGGATCttataaatcattaaagatatttgaTGATATGATTAAGCAATTCACACAAACTAGTGAAATAagcaaaaaatattcagctagtgataaagaaaaatcaagTAGTGACATTTTATATGAACGCACTTCACCTCCAGAAATGAATGAAGctcttaaaaaaatatttgaagaaggTATATATGATTTTTTCGATACAGATTCATTTGCTATACATGAAAATTCTGTTATACAATTTATTGCTCCACAAATCCAACTGATGACCAAAACTCTTAATAACGCTTGTGTACTAATAAGTGCACCTGTTACCGAGATTAAAAAGGTGGGTTTCGAAGAAGGACAACGAAATTATTTGTCGAAAGAAGGTGTTGTTTTAAATCGAAGTGCtatatatttagaaaaagtgaacgtttttttgtttcacCAGGATACAAATGAAGACTATTTCGAGTTATTTTTTGATCCAAATCCATACGGCCATCATGGTGTTAAAAACTGGCCACCTTGGTTAGGAGTAGAATTATGTCTTGAACCTTCTCCATTAGAAACGTGTGCGATTGTTAAGAGTTTATCTACTACTTTGTTTATTGATAAGCTTCCTAATAATCTAAGCTTAAGAGATAATAAGAATACAATTTTAAAGGATAGAATTAGAGGATTCCTACCAATAATAGAAGTAAGTTCTGATTCTCGGAGTTATATATCTGgttatgaaatttttactAAATTGATAATGCATTCCGAATCATATAATCTGGAGGTAAAAAAGAGAATTGCAAAATTAGCAATTGGTTATGACTATGGAGATTTTGGTCATTTGTTAAATACTGCTCTACAATTACAAAGTAATGTATTTTTGTTACGCGGaattaaagatgaatttttattcaagCAGAAACTATTAGATGATGTTGGTAAGGTTGATTTGgtaaatattcataatgAGCAAATGTTCCACTTACTACGTTTATACATGTTAATGAAAGTATTTAGGATAAAATGCAGAGAAATCAAAAGTAATGTACGTTGTACAATATGGAACATAAAATCTAAGAAGTTAAATTTGCATAtgtttgaaaatgatgGCTCACCATTTTTAGATGTCGATGTAACAAATATTCTGTTTAATGGTATCACATACTCATCGGGTTCGACGAAAAATACTCTTTCAGTTGGTTCAGTAACCGTAACTGATTTAGGGAAAGATGTTACATATCATGATATTGTTCGCCCTTATTTCCCAAGTAGTAGCGTTGAAAAATCAGCAGGAACTCCAGTTCTAGAGATAAAATGGAATATTGGGGAACCTGTTGGTGGTATTAAGGTTGTTCAGCACGCAGAAACATTTTTAGAAGGACTATCTATACAATTTGATGAAGAGAGAATacatgaaatatttaaatggGTTTATCCTGATGAGATTGAAAAGTTAAAGAACGATGATACAAAGCATAGTATACATAATATGCATCGTAATGATACTGATGTCGAATCATTTGACACAGATATTGCAGTATCTATAGAAactaatgatgaattaaatgaaatgtTAATGAGATCAAAAGACTATATgattatagaaaaaatggttttgaataaatttacACTTTGTGTGAGTTACAAGGGTAAAGGTAAAAAGAGGTTGGGGAATGTGACTGATTTTGTGTTCAAGTTTCCTCAACTGAATTTTGACCATAAGGCACTGAAAATGTTAGATATTCTACTACTTgtgaagaaatattttataaaagcTCTTTTACATCAAAGTGCCAAGCTATTAGAAACTAAATTTATCAAGCATCCTCATTCACATGATAATAGGCCAGACATTAGTTCTCCGTTAAAATTTGTTAAGGACCATATAGGTTCTTCGCATAACACAGACAAATAA